The proteins below are encoded in one region of Dehalococcoidia bacterium:
- the lpdA gene encoding dihydrolipoyl dehydrogenase, with amino-acid sequence MADHDVVIIGGGPGGYVAAIRAAQLGLRTALVEAERVGGVCLNWGCIPTKALLYNAELVNLFRRSKDFGISHDNFRADLAPAVDRSREVAERMVKGVEFLLKKNGVTLVRGRGRLQGRNEVAVEPGRETLLTENVIVASGGVTRTLPGVAIDGNIIITSREALELRRLPSSIVIVGGGPIGVEFGYLYHSYGADVTIIEMLDHLLPAEDEEVSVQLEQSFKRQGIKFMTGARVQEIRSGEGGARVRVSADGRTPELKAEKVLVAVGFGANSAGLGLETLNVETDRGFVKVDGRMRTNVPGVYAIGDVTGKLMLAHVASQQGVTAVEQIAGLEPPEMEYEKMPRATYCQPQVASCGLTEAQARERGYNVATGRFPFRANGKAAANGVDEGFVKVVLDREYDQLLGYHIIGPEATELIAEATLGVASESAAGDVIWTVHAHPTLSETIKEAALVARGQGIHFWSGGKR; translated from the coding sequence ATGGCCGACCACGACGTTGTCATCATCGGCGGCGGGCCCGGCGGGTACGTCGCGGCGATAAGGGCGGCGCAGCTCGGACTGCGCACCGCGCTGGTCGAGGCGGAAAGGGTGGGCGGCGTCTGCCTCAACTGGGGCTGCATCCCCACAAAGGCCCTCTTGTACAACGCTGAACTTGTCAATCTCTTTCGGCGCTCGAAGGACTTCGGCATCAGCCACGACAACTTTCGCGCCGACCTCGCCCCCGCCGTGGACCGCAGCCGTGAGGTGGCGGAGCGAATGGTCAAGGGCGTCGAGTTCCTGCTCAAGAAGAACGGCGTCACCCTTGTTCGGGGCCGGGGCCGCCTGCAAGGCCGGAACGAGGTCGCCGTGGAGCCCGGCCGAGAGACGCTCCTGACCGAGAACGTCATCGTCGCCAGCGGCGGCGTGACCCGCACCCTTCCCGGCGTTGCCATCGACGGGAACATCATCATCACCAGCCGCGAGGCCCTCGAACTGCGGCGGCTTCCGTCGAGCATCGTTATCGTCGGGGGCGGCCCCATCGGAGTCGAGTTCGGCTATCTCTACCACAGCTACGGCGCCGACGTCACGATTATCGAGATGCTTGACCATCTCCTGCCGGCGGAGGACGAGGAGGTCAGCGTCCAGCTCGAGCAGTCGTTCAAGCGACAGGGGATCAAGTTCATGACCGGCGCCCGCGTGCAGGAGATACGCTCCGGCGAAGGGGGCGCGCGCGTCCGCGTTTCTGCCGACGGGCGGACGCCGGAGCTGAAGGCGGAAAAGGTGTTGGTGGCCGTGGGCTTCGGAGCGAACAGCGCCGGTCTCGGCCTTGAGACGCTGAACGTCGAGACCGACAGAGGTTTCGTCAAGGTTGACGGCCGGATGCGCACGAACGTGCCCGGCGTCTACGCCATCGGCGACGTGACCGGCAAGCTGATGCTTGCGCACGTCGCCTCGCAGCAGGGGGTGACGGCGGTCGAGCAGATCGCCGGCCTCGAGCCGCCGGAGATGGAGTACGAGAAGATGCCGCGCGCCACCTACTGCCAGCCGCAGGTCGCCTCCTGCGGGCTCACGGAAGCGCAGGCGCGCGAACGCGGCTACAACGTCGCGACGGGCCGCTTCCCCTTCCGCGCCAACGGGAAGGCGGCGGCGAACGGGGTCGACGAGGGCTTTGTGAAGGTCGTCCTCGACAGGGAGTACGACCAGCTCCTCGGCTATCACATCATCGGGCCGGAGGCAACCGAGCTTATCGCCGAAGCAACCCTTGGCGTCGCCTCCGAGAGCGCCGCCGGCGACGTGATATGGACCGTCCATGCCCATCCCACGCTCTCCGAAACTATCAAGGAAGCGGCGCTCGTCGCGCGCGGACAGGGCATCCACTTCTGGTCGGGAGGCAAGAGATGA
- a CDS encoding septal ring lytic transglycosylase RlpA family protein yields MRETKPVRPPTTRRKKRKGKQQRPFRLLVAGALTAALAWVVWRSRLHATRAPGRSARKTAGGPTGALSKLRSPKPLLLAACLFGVLQFHGFTAVSPASNPPLALRLGNLGGMSAFDALNPLRALRMPKSQALQALVVASSASPIPSPPPPPIPSPPPSPIPTPPAPASAVAGVAAAPAQAPAPAPAPDSAASSVMSGIATWYGGVDGFDIGDGMADGTPFNPNDPTIAASNLWPLGTRLLVCHGAKCIGVTVRDRGAFRHALDLSQAAFASLAPLSRGVITVTIQVVP; encoded by the coding sequence GTGCGAGAAACGAAGCCGGTGAGGCCGCCGACGACCCGCCGGAAAAAACGAAAAGGGAAGCAGCAGCGCCCATTCCGCCTCCTCGTCGCCGGCGCCTTGACGGCGGCGCTTGCCTGGGTGGTCTGGCGAAGCAGGCTTCACGCAACGAGGGCGCCGGGCCGGAGCGCGCGGAAGACGGCGGGCGGACCAACGGGCGCTCTCTCTAAACTCCGCAGTCCCAAGCCTCTACTTCTGGCAGCCTGCCTCTTCGGCGTGCTGCAGTTCCACGGTTTTACGGCCGTCTCCCCAGCTTCCAATCCGCCGTTGGCCCTCCGTCTTGGCAACCTCGGCGGGATGAGCGCCTTCGATGCCCTGAACCCTTTGCGCGCGCTCCGGATGCCGAAATCGCAGGCGCTACAGGCTCTGGTGGTGGCAAGCTCAGCGTCGCCGATTCCTTCGCCCCCGCCGCCGCCGATTCCCTCGCCGCCGCCCTCGCCGATCCCCACGCCTCCCGCGCCCGCATCTGCCGTGGCCGGCGTCGCGGCAGCGCCCGCACAGGCGCCGGCCCCCGCGCCCGCGCCCGACAGCGCCGCGTCCAGCGTGATGAGCGGCATCGCCACCTGGTACGGCGGTGTCGACGGCTTCGACATCGGCGATGGGATGGCGGACGGCACGCCCTTCAACCCCAACGACCCCACAATCGCCGCCAGCAACCTCTGGCCGCTCGGCACGCGGTTGCTTGTCTGCCACGGCGCGAAGTGTATCGGCGTGACCGTCCGCGACCGGGGCGCCTTCAGGCACGCGCTCGACCTCTCGCAGGCGGCTTTCGCTTCGCTTGCTCCCCTGAGCCGCGGCGTGATCACTGTGACCATTCAAGTTGTGCCCTGA
- a CDS encoding error-prone DNA polymerase, whose product MRYVELHCHSCYSLREGASTPEELALRARELGYDALALTDHDGLYGAMAFAQTAKAFGVRPIIGAEVTLKATGVQGAEPHVGESEGCPLRPTHLTLLCESQRGYANLCRLLTHAHLSNRRGEPALDFATLSQHSEGLIALSGCKKGEVPSLVAEGRYREAEEVARRYSTVFCKDSFWIELQNNLVYGDRDRNRALVELAKRLGVGCVATNNVHYHVRERHRLQDVLVAIRHRTTLDASHRERRENSEYYLKPPDEMAALFAEYPEALANSVRIAERCRFDITRDLGYRFPDYPVPEGETVDSHLERVCYEAARERYAVPAGRQGRIAPEVDARLREELALVRKRGLSGFFLVYRRLLEMAREEAAKVRGASPRSTAGLPPGRGRGSSVSSLICYLIGLSHVDPLRYNLFFGRFLNEDGTSVPDIDLDFARDIREALILRVHEEFGPDHAPLVGEIITYKIRSAVRDVGKALGLPEPELDKLAKRVDGRRARHLAEEMSALPEFRRKLNAPLWRDLVTLAAEIDGLPRHLSQHVGGMIISSEPVAEIVPIEQGGMAGRYVCQWDKDSVDDAGMIKVDFLALGMLSLVEECVELIAERRGRCLDLSRIDYADDAVYDMICAADTIGVFQIESRAQMQLLPRTRPRSLEELTQEVAIVRPGPIVGKAVHPFVRRKQGREPVTYDHPSLEEALKDTFGVIIYQDQVLQVAMALAGFTAGQAEALRRAISRKRSREAMQAFWQQFREGALARGVDERTAAAVFEKLLGFAEYGFPKSHAAAFAVLAYQSSWLKKYYPAEFYCALFNAQPMGFYPPHVFTNDAKRHGVSILNPDINLSGARCTVEDGPEGDAVRIGIGYVRGIGGKAAQAVEEERRRNGPYGSVWELMNRTRLPRAAVEDLASVGAFETLAANRRQPMWEAGLVVRPREGRQLPLSLPIEQDTVELSDMTAWERMAAEYVNLGLSPTHHPLAFIRRALHEGVVSSKHLDSLSDGSMVELAGLVVCRQHPMTAKGFVFLLLEDEFGLSNVIVKPQLYNECRDIIKTEPLLLVRGRLQRKEGITNILAVTFRPLKVAASLITPPAHNFR is encoded by the coding sequence ATGAGATATGTCGAACTACACTGCCATTCGTGCTACTCCCTGCGCGAGGGGGCATCCACGCCGGAGGAGCTGGCCCTGCGCGCCCGCGAGCTCGGCTACGACGCCCTCGCCCTCACCGACCACGACGGCCTCTACGGCGCGATGGCGTTCGCGCAGACGGCGAAGGCGTTCGGCGTCCGCCCCATCATCGGCGCGGAAGTCACGCTGAAGGCGACGGGGGTACAGGGGGCAGAGCCCCATGTCGGGGAGTCTGAGGGGTGTCCCCTCAGGCCCACCCACCTCACCCTCCTCTGCGAGTCGCAGCGCGGCTACGCGAACCTCTGCCGTCTCCTCACCCACGCCCACCTGTCGAACAGGCGCGGCGAGCCCGCACTCGACTTCGCGACGCTCTCGCAGCACAGCGAGGGGCTCATCGCCCTCTCCGGCTGCAAGAAGGGCGAGGTGCCGTCGCTGGTCGCTGAGGGACGCTACCGCGAGGCGGAGGAGGTCGCCCGTCGCTACAGCACCGTCTTCTGCAAGGACAGCTTCTGGATCGAGCTACAGAACAACCTCGTCTACGGCGACCGCGACCGCAACCGGGCGCTGGTGGAGCTGGCGAAGCGTCTCGGTGTGGGCTGCGTCGCCACGAACAACGTCCACTACCACGTCCGCGAGCGCCACCGCCTCCAGGACGTGCTGGTCGCCATCCGTCACCGCACGACGCTCGATGCCTCGCACCGGGAGCGGCGCGAAAACTCCGAGTACTACTTGAAGCCGCCCGACGAGATGGCCGCGCTCTTCGCCGAATACCCGGAAGCGCTCGCTAACAGCGTCCGCATCGCCGAGCGCTGCCGGTTCGACATCACGCGCGATCTCGGCTACCGCTTCCCCGACTACCCGGTGCCCGAAGGCGAGACGGTCGATTCCCACCTGGAGCGCGTCTGCTACGAGGCCGCCCGCGAGCGCTACGCCGTGCCTGCCGGCAGGCAGGGCCGCATCGCGCCGGAGGTCGACGCCCGCCTGCGCGAGGAGCTGGCGCTGGTGCGCAAGCGCGGCCTCTCCGGCTTCTTCCTCGTCTACCGCCGCCTGCTGGAGATGGCCCGCGAGGAAGCGGCGAAGGTGCGCGGCGCCTCCCCGCGGTCGACGGCAGGGCTGCCGCCGGGACGGGGCCGAGGCTCGTCGGTCAGCTCGCTCATCTGCTATCTCATCGGCCTCTCGCACGTCGACCCGCTGCGCTACAATCTCTTCTTCGGCCGTTTCCTCAACGAAGACGGGACCTCCGTGCCCGATATCGACCTCGACTTCGCCCGCGACATCCGCGAAGCGCTCATCCTGCGGGTGCACGAGGAGTTTGGGCCCGATCATGCGCCGCTGGTGGGCGAGATCATCACCTACAAGATACGCTCCGCCGTCCGCGACGTGGGCAAGGCGCTGGGGCTGCCGGAGCCGGAGCTCGACAAGCTGGCGAAGCGCGTCGATGGCCGCCGGGCCCGCCACCTCGCCGAGGAGATGTCGGCGCTGCCGGAGTTTCGCCGCAAGCTCAACGCGCCCCTGTGGCGCGACCTCGTTACCCTCGCCGCCGAGATCGACGGCCTCCCGCGCCATCTCTCGCAGCACGTGGGCGGCATGATCATCTCCTCGGAGCCCGTCGCCGAGATCGTCCCCATCGAGCAGGGAGGCATGGCCGGGCGCTACGTCTGCCAGTGGGACAAGGACTCCGTGGACGACGCCGGCATGATCAAGGTCGACTTCCTGGCGCTGGGGATGCTGTCGTTGGTCGAGGAGTGCGTGGAGCTTATCGCCGAGCGGCGCGGCCGTTGCCTCGACCTCAGCCGCATCGATTACGCCGACGACGCCGTCTATGACATGATCTGCGCCGCCGACACCATCGGCGTCTTCCAGATCGAGAGCCGCGCCCAGATGCAGCTCCTGCCGCGCACCCGCCCGCGTTCCCTTGAAGAGCTGACGCAGGAGGTGGCGATAGTCCGGCCGGGGCCCATCGTCGGCAAGGCGGTGCACCCATTCGTGCGGCGCAAGCAGGGCAGAGAGCCGGTCACCTATGACCACCCGTCGCTGGAGGAAGCGCTGAAGGACACATTCGGGGTCATTATTTATCAGGACCAGGTGCTCCAGGTGGCGATGGCGCTGGCGGGCTTCACCGCCGGCCAGGCGGAAGCGCTCAGGCGGGCGATAAGCCGCAAGCGCTCGCGGGAGGCGATGCAGGCGTTCTGGCAGCAGTTCCGCGAGGGCGCGCTGGCCCGCGGCGTCGACGAGAGAACCGCCGCCGCAGTCTTCGAGAAGCTGCTGGGCTTCGCCGAGTACGGCTTCCCCAAGAGCCACGCCGCCGCTTTCGCCGTGCTGGCCTACCAGTCGTCCTGGCTGAAGAAGTACTACCCCGCCGAGTTCTACTGCGCCCTGTTCAACGCCCAGCCCATGGGCTTCTACCCGCCGCACGTCTTCACCAACGACGCGAAGCGACACGGCGTGAGCATCCTGAACCCCGACATCAATCTGAGCGGCGCCCGCTGCACCGTGGAGGACGGCCCCGAAGGCGACGCCGTGCGCATCGGCATCGGCTACGTGCGGGGCATCGGCGGGAAGGCGGCGCAAGCGGTCGAGGAAGAGCGGCGGCGCAACGGCCCCTACGGGTCGGTCTGGGAACTCATGAACCGTACGCGGCTCCCGCGGGCCGCCGTCGAGGACCTGGCGTCCGTGGGAGCGTTCGAGACGCTGGCCGCCAACCGCCGCCAACCGATGTGGGAGGCGGGCCTCGTCGTCCGGCCCAGGGAAGGCAGGCAGCTCCCGCTCTCCCTGCCCATCGAGCAGGACACGGTGGAGCTATCGGACATGACGGCCTGGGAGCGCATGGCCGCCGAGTACGTGAACCTCGGCCTCTCTCCGACGCATCACCCGCTGGCGTTCATCCGGCGCGCGCTGCACGAGGGCGTCGTATCGAGCAAGCACCTCGATAGCCTGTCCGACGGGTCGATGGTGGAGCTCGCGGGCCTCGTCGTCTGCCGCCAGCACCCGATGACGGCGAAGGGCTTCGTCTTCCTGCTGCTGGAGGACGAGTTCGGGCTGTCGAACGTGATAGTGAAGCCGCAGCTCTACAACGAGTGCCGCGACATCATAAAAACGGAGCCACTGCTACTGGTGCGGGGCCGGCTCCAACGAAAGGAAGGCATCACCAATATCCTCGCCGTCACCTTCAGACCGCTGAAAGTCGCGGCTTCCCTCATCACCCCTCCTGCCCACAACTTCCGCTGA
- a CDS encoding AbrB/MazE/SpoVT family DNA-binding domain-containing protein: MAIISRKGGFIIPKEIRERYNLRPGDKVEFVDLAGRISMIPAMKDPIREIRGMFKGGESLTKALLEEHRRELDQEERRLTVKSRRTKAS; this comes from the coding sequence ATGGCCATCATATCCAGGAAAGGCGGATTCATCATCCCTAAAGAAATCCGAGAGCGTTACAATCTTCGACCAGGCGACAAGGTGGAGTTTGTTGATCTTGCTGGCCGGATTTCGATGATACCCGCAATGAAAGATCCTATTCGTGAGATACGAGGTATGTTCAAGGGCGGAGAATCTTTGACTAAGGCTTTGCTTGAAGAACATCGCCGGGAACTCGATCAAGAAGAACGCCGGCTCACGGTTAAGAGCCGAAGGACAAAGGCTTCTTGA
- a CDS encoding type II toxin-antitoxin system VapC family toxin — MSRYVLDAFSLLALIQDEPGASKVQEILDGASKGKHELYISVINLGEIIYTLWGRRGISAAEQALAGLNQLPITSIDVDRTLVFRAAALKGSYRLHYADCFVGALAQQTGATVLTGDPHFRQVEQFIPVEWLPSPE; from the coding sequence ATGTCTCGATACGTTCTCGATGCTTTCTCACTTCTCGCACTCATTCAGGACGAGCCGGGAGCGTCTAAGGTCCAGGAGATCCTAGATGGCGCTAGCAAGGGAAAACACGAACTGTACATTTCAGTGATCAATCTCGGTGAGATTATTTACACCCTTTGGGGAAGACGCGGTATCAGTGCCGCGGAGCAAGCTCTGGCAGGATTGAACCAATTGCCCATAACAAGCATTGACGTAGACCGGACTCTCGTCTTCCGCGCCGCAGCACTCAAAGGCAGCTATCGCCTGCACTACGCTGACTGTTTCGTGGGCGCACTCGCCCAACAAACGGGGGCCACTGTCCTGACAGGCGATCCGCACTTTCGACAGGTCGAGCAGTTCATACCTGTTGAGTGGCTGCCGTCGCCCGAATAA
- a CDS encoding DNA polymerase Y family protein, with the protein MRIACILIPHFPVAVERRRDPSLGRRPIVIGDDRRKNVLDCAPEAEAQGVRAGMPLRQALALCRDAVFLTVHPALYREASDSVLDVLEGFSPEVEDSGPGCACFNADGLALHYDGELDMGERILRALHDATGLAASVGVGEGKFVAWAAAVTSGPGSVCTVPSSKEADFLRPLDVSLLPASPGTLRRLPLYGLRTIGDLAALPVGPVQAQFGREGKRLWELARGVDGETLRPRRKEEVLTESVRFPAPAVSVEALVVACRRLLVRLHWRLRGRAARRMRLRALLWDGRSWERSLVFQEAVVDWERMLFVARSALANATLPGPVEELAIELTGITEERGRQSTLFSEKAGLQRQLGEAIRQLRARWGRPLVSKVVEVEPWSRLPERRHALIDYEP; encoded by the coding sequence ATGCGTATCGCCTGCATACTCATCCCTCATTTCCCCGTCGCCGTCGAACGCCGGCGCGACCCCTCGCTTGGCCGCCGTCCCATCGTCATCGGCGACGACCGGCGAAAGAACGTCCTCGACTGCGCGCCCGAGGCGGAGGCGCAGGGAGTGCGCGCAGGCATGCCGCTGCGACAGGCCCTCGCCCTCTGCCGCGACGCCGTCTTCCTGACGGTCCATCCCGCCCTCTATCGCGAGGCCTCAGATTCCGTCCTGGACGTCCTGGAAGGGTTCAGCCCTGAGGTGGAAGACAGCGGCCCCGGCTGCGCCTGCTTCAACGCCGACGGCCTAGCCCTCCACTACGACGGCGAGCTCGACATGGGCGAACGCATCCTCCGCGCCCTGCACGACGCTACCGGCCTGGCCGCGAGCGTCGGCGTCGGCGAGGGGAAGTTCGTGGCCTGGGCGGCCGCCGTCACCAGCGGGCCGGGCAGCGTCTGCACCGTGCCCTCCAGCAAGGAGGCCGACTTCCTGCGCCCGCTCGACGTCTCCCTCCTGCCCGCCTCGCCTGGTACGCTGCGACGCCTCCCGCTCTATGGCCTGCGCACCATCGGCGACCTGGCGGCCCTGCCCGTCGGACCCGTGCAGGCGCAGTTCGGCCGCGAAGGGAAGCGGCTGTGGGAGCTGGCCCGCGGCGTCGACGGCGAGACGCTGCGGCCGCGGCGCAAAGAAGAGGTCCTCACGGAGTCCGTGCGCTTCCCTGCCCCCGCCGTCAGCGTCGAGGCGCTGGTGGTGGCCTGCCGTCGCCTGCTGGTGCGTCTCCACTGGCGGCTCCGTGGCCGCGCCGCCCGCCGCATGCGCCTGCGCGCCCTCTTGTGGGACGGACGGAGCTGGGAGAGGTCGCTTGTCTTTCAAGAGGCCGTCGTCGACTGGGAGCGGATGCTGTTCGTCGCCAGGAGCGCGCTGGCGAACGCGACACTGCCGGGGCCGGTCGAGGAGCTGGCCATCGAGTTGACGGGGATTACGGAGGAGCGCGGCCGGCAGTCGACGCTGTTCTCGGAGAAGGCGGGGCTCCAGCGTCAGTTGGGCGAGGCCATCCGGCAGTTGCGGGCGCGCTGGGGGCGGCCGCTGGTATCGAAAGTGGTGGAGGTGGAGCCGTGGTCGCGTCTGCCGGAGCGACGCCACGCCCTGATCGACTACGAGCCGTAA
- a CDS encoding antibiotic biosynthesis monooxygenase → MFGTIARFQLKPGTQARLFELLRNFESANIDGYTGQYVYRSDRDPNEYYLAVIFRDRESYMANAHSPEQDRRYRQLTELFVGEPEWHDGEIVFSTAYESTAYEAEVASFYGGWENMRAA, encoded by the coding sequence ATGTTCGGAACAATCGCTCGATTTCAATTGAAGCCGGGAACACAGGCAAGGCTATTTGAACTGCTGCGCAATTTCGAGTCCGCCAACATCGACGGCTATACAGGACAGTACGTCTACCGGTCAGACAGGGACCCGAACGAGTACTACCTGGCGGTGATCTTCCGCGACCGGGAGAGCTACATGGCGAACGCGCACAGCCCGGAGCAGGACAGGCGCTACCGGCAACTGACGGAGCTTTTCGTCGGAGAGCCGGAGTGGCACGACGGCGAGATCGTCTTTTCCACCGCCTACGAATCTACAGCCTATGAGGCGGAAGTAGCGTCGTTCTACGGCGGATGGGAAAACATGAGGGCGGCATAG
- a CDS encoding ABC transporter substrate-binding protein produces MLHRKLTRRRLLGSSLATAAGLTLLSCGGDEEEGAGPTPGITPGTTPSGEPVRGGTIRLSSAAPILSLEPHETAGVSVATYFYSYVVHVTDWQGNVGDLAESWETPSDTEWIFHLRGDAVFQDIPPANGRPVVAEDIVKSIDRYRSMPGASTSWDEWTERYEAPDPRTFKEVTKKPYGYFLMDLGSPLTAILPLEAVEQFGDLKSHAIGSGPYMLKSHSRDQGMEVVRNPTYYREYPYVDGISIKVLPDEASIQAAFRAGSIDVYTASNKLKADAVKDVGGATIQKFLDRTYSVLVLNGVKLEAFKDVRVREAVDLALDRQAMIDRLHFGDAELAGPVPPLWDASLPKEEIEAAYKRDVAKAKQLLSAAGAEGLTFSLSFANYQDNPDRAAIIKANLAEAGIDVQLQAGELGTWINDLTVGNFQATTFSHLRYLSDYIQIQSHHSHGWAHTPEGYLGVDDDEVDAMLEQINGTIDDEERIKLEQDAQRKILARHGPTLVLYEPYGYWAAYDFIKGYTPTSYGFGLYKYDYWIDKG; encoded by the coding sequence ATGCTGCACCGAAAGCTGACCCGCAGGCGACTATTGGGATCATCCTTGGCGACGGCCGCCGGACTCACGCTGCTGAGCTGCGGCGGAGATGAAGAAGAGGGCGCGGGCCCAACGCCCGGCATTACGCCCGGCACCACGCCGTCGGGCGAGCCCGTGCGCGGCGGCACCATCCGCCTGTCTTCGGCCGCGCCCATTCTCAGCCTCGAACCGCACGAGACCGCAGGCGTATCCGTTGCCACTTACTTTTACAGCTACGTCGTTCACGTGACCGACTGGCAGGGCAACGTCGGCGATCTGGCGGAGTCGTGGGAGACCCCCAGCGATACCGAGTGGATCTTTCATCTCCGCGGCGACGCCGTCTTTCAGGACATTCCCCCCGCAAACGGGCGGCCGGTGGTGGCAGAGGACATCGTGAAGAGCATCGATCGGTACCGGAGCATGCCCGGCGCCAGCACTTCGTGGGACGAGTGGACGGAACGGTACGAGGCCCCTGATCCGCGCACCTTCAAGGAGGTCACCAAGAAGCCCTACGGCTACTTCCTGATGGACCTCGGCAGCCCGCTTACGGCCATCCTGCCCCTGGAAGCCGTCGAGCAGTTCGGCGACCTCAAGTCGCACGCAATCGGCAGCGGGCCCTACATGCTGAAATCGCACAGCCGCGACCAGGGCATGGAAGTGGTGCGCAACCCCACCTACTACCGGGAGTACCCCTACGTTGACGGGATCAGCATCAAGGTGCTCCCCGACGAAGCGTCAATTCAGGCGGCGTTCCGCGCCGGGTCAATCGACGTGTACACCGCGAGCAACAAGCTTAAGGCCGACGCCGTGAAAGACGTGGGCGGAGCGACGATCCAGAAGTTCCTCGACCGCACGTATTCTGTCCTCGTCCTGAATGGGGTGAAGCTGGAGGCGTTCAAGGACGTGCGAGTACGCGAGGCGGTGGACCTTGCGCTCGATCGCCAGGCGATGATCGACAGGCTCCACTTCGGCGACGCCGAGCTCGCCGGCCCCGTGCCGCCGCTGTGGGACGCTTCGCTGCCGAAGGAAGAGATTGAGGCCGCGTACAAGCGCGACGTGGCCAAGGCGAAGCAGCTGCTCTCCGCCGCCGGAGCGGAAGGGCTGACCTTCTCCCTCTCTTTCGCCAACTACCAGGACAACCCCGACCGCGCCGCCATCATCAAGGCCAACCTCGCTGAGGCGGGGATCGATGTCCAGCTCCAGGCAGGCGAGCTGGGGACGTGGATCAACGATCTCACGGTCGGCAACTTCCAGGCCACTACCTTCTCGCATCTCCGCTACCTGTCTGACTACATTCAGATTCAGTCCCATCACAGCCATGGCTGGGCCCACACGCCGGAAGGGTACCTCGGCGTTGATGACGACGAAGTGGACGCGATGCTCGAGCAGATCAACGGGACGATCGATGACGAAGAGAGGATCAAGCTGGAGCAGGACGCGCAGCGCAAGATTCTCGCGCGGCACGGCCCCACACTGGTGCTTTACGAGCCTTACGGCTACTGGGCCGCCTACGACTTCATCAAGGGCTACACCCCGACGTCATACGGATTCGGCCTCTACAAGTACGACTACTGGATTGACAAGGGATAG
- a CDS encoding homocysteine S-methyltransferase family protein, which produces MPVPRFDRPTVYDGAKGTLMAAALAQAGKQTSDVTEWLNVLAPESVLKAHREYIDAGSQVIQTNTFNGNRFRLADYGLADRVHEVNLAAARIAKEAAGSEVAVAGKLGPSGKMLVMGEVTVEDLRQAFAEQAAALAEGDVDFFHVETMTDLDEAVAAVEGVRSVSQLPIALTMSFDTGNPDTGLRTMMGVSPAAMVEKANELGLLAVGVNCGRGLEGYQLLVEQLLAASPKGVPIAKLNAGRPRMIEGRIEYDASPEEAVGYALWCARKGVRLIGMCCGSTPRHIEAIANAFAKGA; this is translated from the coding sequence ATGCCCGTACCGCGATTCGACAGACCCACCGTCTACGATGGCGCGAAAGGCACCCTGATGGCCGCCGCTCTTGCGCAGGCGGGCAAGCAGACCTCCGATGTCACCGAGTGGCTCAACGTCCTTGCGCCTGAGAGCGTTCTTAAGGCCCATCGCGAATACATCGACGCCGGCTCGCAGGTCATCCAGACCAACACGTTCAACGGGAACAGGTTTCGGCTCGCCGACTACGGCCTGGCCGATAGGGTGCATGAGGTCAACCTGGCCGCGGCGCGGATCGCGAAGGAGGCCGCGGGCAGCGAGGTCGCCGTCGCCGGCAAGTTGGGGCCGAGCGGCAAGATGCTGGTCATGGGCGAGGTGACGGTCGAGGATCTCAGACAGGCCTTCGCGGAGCAGGCTGCGGCCTTGGCGGAGGGAGACGTCGACTTCTTTCACGTCGAGACGATGACGGACCTGGACGAGGCCGTCGCCGCCGTGGAAGGCGTCAGGAGCGTCTCTCAGCTCCCGATCGCGCTCACCATGTCGTTCGACACGGGCAATCCCGATACCGGCCTGCGAACGATGATGGGCGTCTCGCCCGCCGCCATGGTCGAGAAGGCAAACGAACTCGGGCTTCTCGCGGTGGGCGTCAACTGCGGCCGTGGTCTGGAGGGCTATCAGCTACTGGTGGAGCAACTGTTGGCAGCTTCGCCGAAGGGCGTCCCGATAGCGAAGCTCAACGCCGGCAGACCGCGCATGATAGAGGGACGCATCGAGTACGATGCCTCGCCGGAGGAAGCTGTGGGGTACGCCCTCTGGTGCGCGCGCAAAGGCGTCCGCCTGATCGGCATGTGCTGCGGCAGCACACCCCGCCACATCGAAGCGATAGCGAACGCCTTCGCGAAGGGCGCCTGA